A stretch of the Bacillus licheniformis DSM 13 = ATCC 14580 genome encodes the following:
- the purC gene encoding phosphoribosylaminoimidazolesuccinocarboxamide synthase translates to MNIVKNELLYEGKAKKIYRTDDDNTLFVEYKNSATAFNGEKKAEIDGKGRLNNEISSLIFTRLHEKGINNHFVERISETEQLIKKVTIIPLEVVVRNVVAGSMSKRLGIPEGTELGQPIIEFYYKDDALGDPLITEDHIRILKAAEPEQVEKIKSITRQVNEELQTIFAACDVRLIDFKLEFGLDKDGEVLLADEISPDTCRLWDQETNEKLDKDVFRRNLGGLTDAYEEIFKRLGGM, encoded by the coding sequence GTGAATATTGTGAAAAATGAACTTTTATACGAAGGAAAAGCGAAAAAGATTTACCGGACGGATGATGACAACACTTTGTTTGTCGAATACAAAAACTCAGCGACGGCTTTTAACGGAGAAAAAAAAGCCGAGATTGACGGAAAAGGCCGTTTAAATAACGAAATTTCCAGCCTGATTTTCACAAGGCTTCACGAGAAGGGAATCAACAACCACTTTGTTGAACGAATTTCTGAAACGGAGCAGCTCATTAAAAAAGTGACGATCATCCCGCTTGAAGTCGTTGTCCGCAATGTCGTTGCCGGAAGCATGTCCAAAAGGCTCGGCATTCCGGAAGGCACGGAGCTGGGGCAGCCGATTATCGAGTTTTACTACAAGGATGACGCGCTCGGTGATCCGTTGATCACAGAAGACCATATCCGGATTTTAAAAGCAGCTGAGCCTGAACAGGTGGAGAAAATCAAATCGATTACGAGACAGGTAAACGAAGAGCTGCAGACGATTTTCGCGGCTTGCGATGTCAGATTGATAGATTTCAAGCTTGAGTTCGGGCTCGATAAAGACGGCGAGGTCCTGCTGGCCGATGAGATTTCCCCGGATACGTGCCGGCTGTGGGATCAAGAAACGAATGAAAAGCTTGATAAAGATGTGTTCAGAAGAAATCTGGGCGGATTGACGGATGCATACGAAGAAATATTCAAAAGACTTGGAGGCATGTAA
- the purS gene encoding phosphoribosylformylglycinamidine synthase subunit PurS, with protein MYKVKVYVSLKESVLDPQGSAVQHALHSMSYKEVQDVRIGKYMELTIEKSDRDLDVLVKEMCEKLLANTVIEDYRYEVEEVVAQ; from the coding sequence ATGTACAAAGTGAAAGTGTATGTCAGCTTAAAAGAGAGTGTTTTAGATCCTCAGGGGAGCGCCGTTCAGCATGCTTTGCACAGCATGTCCTACAAAGAAGTTCAGGACGTCCGCATCGGCAAATACATGGAGCTCACAATCGAAAAATCGGACCGCGACCTTGACGTTCTCGTCAAAGAAATGTGCGAAAAACTTTTGGCCAACACGGTGATTGAAGATTACAGATACGAAGTCGAGGAGGTTGTCGCACAGTGA
- the purQ gene encoding phosphoribosylformylglycinamidine synthase subunit PurQ, which yields MKFAVIVLPGSNCDIDMFHAIKDELGEEAEYVWHTETSLDEYDGVLIPGGFSYGDYLRCGAIARFANIMPAVKKAAEEGKPVLGVCNGFQILQELGLLPGAMRRNKDLKFICRPVELIVQNNETLFTSSYGKGESITIPVAHGEGNFYCDEETLAGLQENNQIAFTYGTDINGSVADIAGVVNEKGNVLGMMPHPERAVDSLLGSADGLKLFQSIVKNWRETHVATA from the coding sequence GTGAAATTTGCGGTGATTGTGCTGCCTGGCTCAAACTGCGATATCGATATGTTCCACGCGATTAAGGATGAGCTTGGCGAAGAAGCTGAATACGTCTGGCATACAGAAACAAGTCTTGATGAATATGACGGCGTCCTCATTCCGGGAGGATTCTCATACGGTGATTATTTAAGATGCGGCGCGATCGCCCGCTTCGCAAATATTATGCCGGCCGTCAAAAAAGCGGCTGAAGAAGGGAAGCCGGTGCTCGGCGTCTGCAACGGATTTCAAATTTTGCAGGAGCTCGGTCTTTTGCCGGGCGCAATGAGACGCAACAAAGATTTGAAATTTATCTGCCGTCCGGTTGAACTGATCGTCCAAAACAATGAAACGCTTTTTACATCTTCCTACGGCAAAGGCGAATCCATCACGATTCCGGTCGCTCACGGCGAAGGAAACTTCTACTGTGATGAAGAAACGCTTGCCGGATTACAAGAAAACAATCAAATCGCTTTCACATACGGAACGGATATCAACGGAAGCGTCGCCGATATTGCAGGCGTCGTCAATGAAAAAGGCAATGTATTAGGCATGATGCCTCACCCAGAACGCGCAGTCGATTCTCTGCTCGGAAGCGCCGACGGTCTTAAACTGTTTCAATCTATCGTGAAAAATTGGAGGGAAACTCATGTCGCTACTGCTTGA
- the purL gene encoding phosphoribosylformylglycinamidine synthase subunit PurL, with product MSLLLEPSQEQIKEEKLYQQMGVSDDEFAMIESILGRLPNYTEIGIFSVMWSEHCSYKNSKPILKKFPTKGERVLQGPGEGAGIVDIGDNQAVVFKIESHNHPSAIEPYQGAATGVGGIIRDVFSMGARPIAVLNSLRFGELTSPRVKYLFEEVVAGIAGYGNCIGIPTVGGEVQFDGCYEGNPLVNAMCVGLINHEDIKKGQAKGVGNTVMYVGAKTGRDGIHGATFASEEMSDQSEEKRSAVQVGDPFMEKLLLEACLEVIKSDALVGIQDMGAAGLTSSSAEMASKAGSGIEMNLDLIPQRETGMTPYEMMLSESQERMLLVIERGREQEIIDIFDKYDLEAVAVGHVTDDKMLRLFHNGEMVAELPVDALAEEAPVYHKPSKVPDYYKEFLETDVPAPKVEDAKETLLELLKQPTIASKEWVYDQYDYMVRTNTVVAPGSDAAVLRIRGTKKALAMTTDCNARYLYLDPETGGKIAVAEAARNIVCSGAEPLAVTDNLNFGNPEKPEIFWQIEKAADGISEACNVLSTPVIGGNVSLYNESNGSAIYPTPVIGMVGLIEDTEHITTQHFKAAGDLIYVIGETFPEFAGSELQKLTEGKIYGKAPAIDLEVEQSRQKALLKAIRSGLVQSAHDVSEGGIGVALAESVISSQRLGAHVTLAGEPALLFSETQSRFIVSVKKDHQEAFEKLVKDADLIGEVTSDSVLAVQSQEGQQWIHAQTEELESAWKGAIPCLLKSKA from the coding sequence ATGTCGCTACTGCTTGAACCAAGTCAAGAACAAATTAAGGAAGAGAAACTTTATCAGCAAATGGGTGTCAGCGATGACGAGTTTGCCATGATTGAATCGATTCTCGGAAGGCTTCCAAACTATACGGAAATCGGGATTTTTTCAGTCATGTGGTCAGAGCACTGCAGCTACAAAAATTCCAAGCCGATCCTGAAAAAGTTCCCGACAAAAGGCGAACGCGTCCTGCAAGGACCGGGGGAAGGCGCAGGAATCGTCGATATCGGCGACAATCAGGCGGTTGTCTTCAAAATCGAATCGCACAACCATCCGTCAGCGATTGAGCCTTATCAGGGAGCTGCAACGGGTGTGGGCGGCATCATCCGCGACGTCTTTTCAATGGGCGCGCGTCCCATCGCTGTTTTGAACTCTCTCCGGTTTGGCGAACTCACTTCACCGCGTGTGAAGTACTTGTTTGAAGAAGTAGTCGCGGGCATTGCCGGATACGGAAACTGCATCGGCATTCCGACCGTTGGCGGGGAAGTTCAGTTTGACGGCTGCTATGAAGGCAATCCGCTTGTCAACGCGATGTGTGTCGGTTTAATCAACCATGAAGATATTAAAAAAGGGCAGGCGAAAGGCGTCGGCAATACCGTCATGTACGTCGGCGCGAAAACGGGGCGCGACGGCATCCACGGCGCAACGTTCGCCTCAGAGGAAATGTCTGACCAATCAGAAGAAAAGCGCTCGGCCGTTCAAGTCGGCGATCCGTTCATGGAGAAGCTGCTTCTTGAAGCGTGTCTGGAAGTCATCAAATCTGACGCTTTGGTCGGTATTCAGGACATGGGTGCGGCAGGCCTGACAAGTTCAAGCGCGGAAATGGCATCCAAAGCCGGGTCTGGGATCGAGATGAACCTTGACTTGATTCCGCAGCGCGAAACAGGCATGACGCCGTACGAAATGATGCTTTCGGAATCCCAGGAGCGCATGCTTTTGGTTATCGAACGCGGCCGCGAACAGGAAATCATCGATATTTTTGACAAGTACGATCTTGAAGCCGTTGCTGTCGGCCATGTGACTGATGACAAGATGCTGCGCCTTTTCCATAACGGAGAAATGGTTGCCGAGCTTCCGGTCGATGCTCTTGCAGAGGAAGCGCCTGTTTACCATAAGCCGTCAAAAGTACCGGATTATTACAAAGAGTTCCTTGAAACAGACGTCCCTGCACCAAAAGTCGAAGATGCGAAAGAAACGCTTCTCGAGCTGCTAAAGCAGCCGACCATTGCGAGCAAAGAATGGGTTTATGACCAATATGACTACATGGTCAGGACGAACACGGTTGTCGCACCGGGCTCTGATGCAGCCGTCCTCAGGATTCGCGGCACGAAAAAAGCGCTCGCCATGACAACGGACTGCAATGCCCGCTACTTGTACCTTGATCCGGAAACAGGCGGGAAAATCGCCGTCGCAGAAGCGGCCCGCAATATCGTCTGCTCCGGAGCAGAACCGCTTGCCGTTACGGATAACCTCAACTTTGGAAATCCGGAAAAGCCGGAGATCTTCTGGCAGATCGAAAAAGCGGCAGACGGGATCAGCGAGGCGTGCAACGTGCTCAGCACACCGGTCATCGGCGGAAACGTCTCTCTCTACAACGAATCAAACGGAAGCGCGATCTACCCGACGCCTGTCATCGGAATGGTCGGACTGATCGAAGATACGGAGCATATTACGACACAGCACTTTAAAGCAGCGGGCGATTTGATTTATGTCATCGGCGAAACATTCCCTGAGTTCGCCGGAAGCGAGCTGCAAAAACTGACCGAAGGAAAGATTTACGGCAAAGCGCCTGCGATTGACCTGGAAGTCGAACAATCGCGTCAAAAAGCTCTTCTGAAAGCGATCCGCTCCGGACTCGTTCAATCGGCGCATGACGTCTCAGAAGGCGGCATCGGCGTGGCGCTGGCGGAAAGCGTTATATCTTCTCAAAGGCTCGGCGCCCATGTGACGCTTGCAGGCGAACCTGCATTGTTATTCAGCGAAACACAATCACGGTTTATCGTCTCTGTGAAAAAAGACCATCAAGAAGCGTTCGAAAAGCTTGTCAAAGACGCCGATCTAATCGGTGAAGTAACGTCAGACAGCGTGCTGGCTGTTCAAAGCCAGGAAGGACAACAATGGATTCATGCGCAGACAGAAGAGCTCGAAAGCGCATGGAAAGGAGCTATCCCATGCTTGCTGAAATCAAAGGCTTAA